In Lepus europaeus isolate LE1 chromosome 8, mLepTim1.pri, whole genome shotgun sequence, a single genomic region encodes these proteins:
- the LOC133765170 gene encoding uncharacterized protein LOC133765170, protein MWFVLLTVYVCALAVLFVWAEILAHMGQQITTPLSLTLDHWKDVRERARHLSVEVKRKQWAKFCSSEWPAFEVGWPRNGTFNLDIILQIKARVFQPGSNGHPDQVPYITTWEDLSRNPPPWIEPFSFPTEPIRTPLPLPRPSPTPLIPSSPIPLLPILVVPTSSLYPLKEIRDPKPDKPPVLPADQDFLLFDSPPPYLPGQPAPPQEPPQQPERDVQPSAPSPDSTRAGEEVLAPSPPSSRLRLRRGQAGGSGSVWTSQAFPLRSVAGQMQYWPFSASDLYNWKTHNPSFSQDPQALTGLVESILLTHQPTWDDCQQLLQTLLTTEEKQRVYLEARKNVPGADGRPTLLPNEIEEAFPSTRPDWDYTTVAGPVESAPDHPEPGLETSCSSLPTRDDNHPTSFPNR, encoded by the exons atgtggtttgtcttgcttactgtatatgtctgtgcattggctgttctttttgtttgggctgaaatccttgcacacatgggtcaacaaataaccacccctttaagtctcactctagatcactggaaggacgttcgagaacgcgcgcgccacctctcagtggaggttaaaaggaaacaatgggcaaaattctgttcctcagagtggccggccttcgaggtcggctggccaaggaacggcacttttaacctcgatattattttacagattaaggcgcgagtctttcagccaggatccaatggacaccctgatcaggtgccctacattaccacgtgggaggatctttcacgtaacccccctccctggatagaacccttctccttcccgacggagcccatacggaccccgttaccccttcctcggccatccccaactcctttgataccttcctccccgataccccTTCTTCCTATCctggttgtgccaacctcctccctataccctctgaaggagattcgagatccaaaacctgacaagccaccggttcttccggctgatcaggactttctgctctttgactctcccccaccctatcttcccggccagcctgctcccccgcaggaacccccacaacaaccagagcgggatgtgcaaccttctgcaccatcccctgattccacgagggcaggggaagaagtcttagcgccttccccgccctccagccgcctgcgcctccgtcgggggcaggcagggggctcgggaagcgtctggacttcgcaggcttttcctcttcgctcggtggctggccagatgcagtactggccattttctgcttccgatctttacaattggaaaacccataacccctctttctctcaggacccccaggctctgactgggctggtcgagtcaattttattgactcatcagcccacctgggatgattgtcagcagcttctgcagaccctcctcactactgaggaaaagcagcgtgtctaccttgaggcacggaaaaacgtccctggagcagatggccgaccgaccctactgccaaacgaaatcgaggaggcgtttccctcaacccgtcctgattgggactacaccaccgttgctg gcccggttgagagcgctccagatcatccagaaccaggtctggaaacctcttgcagcagcctaccaacccgagacgacaaccatcccacatcctttccaaatcggtga